In the Sarcophilus harrisii chromosome 3, mSarHar1.11, whole genome shotgun sequence genome, one interval contains:
- the LOC116422577 gene encoding vegetative cell wall protein gp1-like, whose product MGQKARGDGRREETRTDLQGRISREVGCLVRKGRSRKSQNQGKDWRVYIIEEGKEEAAAVAPGIGDIRAEWSRLRHPPKKCQGQESFPPPPLSLNPRRTPSRPPAPSPRTLLPPHPREAAAAAANFTLYPVPMVPPSSATARSQPRCLGAAELRRAAPTAPVSQPASQPAPGSRERQHAAVPRPAPRQLPLDGRKRLSHLIGPALMLNGPMGFGVSGRHRDRCC is encoded by the exons ATGGGGCAGAAAGCcagaggggatgggagaagggaagaaacaagGACAGATTTGCAGGGAAGGATTAGTCGGGAGGTGGGGTGCTTAGTGAGGAAAGGCAGAAGCAGAAAGTCACAGAATCAAGGAAAAGACTGGAGAGTATATATAATCGAGGAGGGGAAAGAG GAAGCGGCTGCCGTCGCTCCGGGAATCGGGGACATCCGCGCGGAGTGGTCGCGGCTGcgacaccccccaaaaaagtgccAGGGCCAAGAGagcttccctcctcctcccctgtcCCTCAACCCCCGCCGAACCCCCTCCCGCCcgcccgccccctcccctagaacacttctcccaccccacccccgggaggcggcggcggcggcggccaaCTTCACCCTCTACCCGGTGCCCATGGTGCCACCTTCCTCGGCGACAGCACGGAGTCAACCCCGGTGCCTGGGTGCTGCCGAGCTCCGCCGAGCAGCCCCCACCGCCCCAGTCAGTCaaccagccagccagccagccccGGGCTCCCGGGAACGTCAGCACGCTGCCGTCCCCCGGCCTGCTCCGCGCCAGCTTCCATTGGATGGCAGGAAAAGGCTGTCCCACCTTATTGGCCCAGCCCTCATGTTGAACGGACCAATGGGATTCGGGGTTTCAGGTCGCCATAGAGACCGATGCTGTTAA